The Theobroma cacao cultivar B97-61/B2 chromosome 1, Criollo_cocoa_genome_V2, whole genome shotgun sequence genome contains the following window.
TGGGAATGTGTAAATGCATATataaacaaagtatgaagtttatGCCACAGTTGATTTCTAGATGAGATAGTGCAGATGAATGTCGACCAACCTCACTAATAGAAGGAACCATTGACCTGAGGACCAGAAACTTCTCttcctctcttcttttttctggTAAAAGATATcctttttcatcatcatcattttccaatttCCCAAGGCAATGTTTTCCACCATTTTCCTTCTGAGACATAAGAGAACTGCCGCTATGCATTAGAGGAACTGCAAATAGAATCTTTTTAAATATGTTCTGTTGTATCCTTGGTCTATGAAAATTTGCCTTTTCTCCTTTCCTCCAACTAATAAAACTAGATTTATAGCCAGAAGTATGAAAACATTGGCTTTCAATCAACCAATTTGAAGTTCCCAGTATAGCAGAAAGAGTTCTTCTGTAGTGCAAGTCATCACGAACTCCAAGATCCAAAGAGCTTAGTTTTGTGTGATTGCCTTCTTGGAGTTCTTTAAAATGAGAATGGCTTACACTTCCCTGCTTGGGAGAAGAGATAGCAGCTTTTTCTTGATTTGCAAAAGCTTCAGATACACAGTCACTTGAGTTAATGGAAATTTGAACACCATTGCTAAAGTCATCATCCATGAAATGCCAACTTTGAACTTGAGAAGCAACACCATTCACATCTTCAAGCATGAATGAGTCTTCCATCTGATGATTTTGTTCACATCCATTCGAACACTCATCAGGGGAACTGACgttgaaattttcattgataTTTTCATGTAATTCATTAAACTTCTCCTgatcaaatttgatttcttCTGTAGGGGAATAGAGGTTCTCTAAGTCCAACAAATCCACTATCTCATGGTCGACCCTGACACATGCAGGATCTCTGTCATCATCTGCATTATGAGGAGCAGAGGAAGATTTCTCAGAGCAAACAGGCTTTGAGAAGTCCAGCAAGGAAGCTTTAATGTGCTGAAGGAGACTTGGGTCCTCCGGAACCTTGGGAGTTAAGAGtattcagaaaaaaaaaattattataattactTAATTCCTTGATAAGTTTTATGGCTACATTTATCTTCATATGATGAACTGAAAAACTCCAGCCTAGGTccataaaaaaggaaattacCAGTTCAGTTACACCCAGCTCAATAACACCTCCAAGGTAGGGGAAACAAACCACAGTCTGCAGAGCCAAAGAAATAGACAATACAAACATTAAAGTCAAGGTAAGATGGGATCATAGCCTGCAGATTGTTCTGATAACACATCTGCATGTAATGATCAGAAGGCACATTTTATGAGCAGAATTTTactgcttttcaaaaaaaaaatgacaagatTTTTACTTTGTACAAGGAGGGATCATTTTACCTGAATAGATGCACTCTGTGGGCAATTATGGACATCCAGTCATGGAAAACAAGTTCACAGGTAAATAATGTCAGTCAAGTGGTTTCTTGTAATGCAATTGGGATATTGTACCATTTTAAAATCGCATGACAACACTCAAGCCAAACGAAAACCAACCTTTGCAAGCAAAGAGCGGGAGAATATTTTACTATCTGCATATTGAGCATTACATAACCATATGGTTTCACCATTTGCTAATGCTCTTCCTGGCAAGCTATGCACAATGTCAAAGAAGAATGATTAAAGTCTTATAAGGAAACACTAAGAAAACTTTGAACATACTTAAAATATCAATAAGAGACAGACATTATGGGGACAAAACATATAAAAGGTGACTAAAATAGGTTTAGATACTAAAGAAAGAGACTTATTACCCTTGTCCATGATTGAATACAAAGGACATGCAAACCAAGTAAAACCACTCTGCATCAGACAGATCCTCTGGAGATAATGCAGCAGAAGGCCTCTTAGTTTGGTCAATTTCACCTTCCAGCAGAGATTCATAAAGCTCTCGCAGTTGCTCACTCCTCTGTAGACCTATTTTATCAGCTTTGAGCTCCATTACTTGAACAGTCTTCCTAGTCTTGATGTCTCCATTATAGTACCCTTCACCCCATTGAAGTACCCTATTGATTGTTAATCAAGCCATGTCATTATCATTTCAAAGTTAAAAGGAGACTTACTAAATCTGATCTCTCCAGGTACCATGTTTCCATTACATTCTACTGCACAAGTACCTCTTTATGCCAGCTATAGAAGGAAAACCAGTGTTCTATTTGTGGTAAGTTTAACTAAGAAGGAAAGTTCCgatttgagaaaattaaagacAGATAGCATTCACTTGCATTGGATTCCAAAAACACATTTAAACCTAAAAATGGGAATTAAGAAACATGAACATTAAATTTGAAGAATAGAAATGATCAGTGGGGAACAAATTAATGCTAAGAGTACCCTTGTTGTGTAGCTGATAACGACCAGAAAATAGCATAGCTCCACTGGATGCTCCTTACAGCCACTGCAAGCTGTTTCCTTAAGTTTTCTGGCACCCCCTCCTGGTTTACAACAACATTAGCCATTGACAACACAAATATGACTGAACTCAACTTACAGAAAGTGGAAAACACCCATATCAACAACAGAGTTAACCCAAGCTTTGACCCAGAAGAAGATTTTTGCTTTCAGCAGAGTGGAAAAACAGAAAATGCAGTGATCATCTGTTAACAAATCATAGTTCTCTAACTAACTTGATGTATCATCAGGAGGGAGGAGATCTCAAAACTCAAAAAGCCAGGACAAGACTAAAGACAGACAAATATAGAGCTTATCTTGTTGGCTCTTTACTTCTGAAGGTTGCAAGGCCAAGAATGCCACTGaatttaatgaaaagaatGTACAGAACAATGAAACtctttctttaaataaaaaaatgcaaaCAGAGTCTCCATCCGGCATTTATTCCACTGTGCATAAGTTTCATGAACTCTATCTTTATATCTCAAAAAAGAAATCCTTCAAATATTAGCATCACGTGTGTGTATAATCTTGTCTCACAAAAGAAACACCAACTGTTACCGCTTAAAATAAACTAGTATAGTAATTTCCTTATTTCCGTTGATAATTACACAGCCATGAAACCAAAGAAATTGCAACTAGGCCAACTAGTCCTACTTAAACAGAAATTATTCGAATATTTATtgttgataaaattaaaacccaaTAGTTTAAAACAGTAATCATGACTAAAAAAGAACTATTGGGATAAAGGGGTAAGAAGAGAGACAAAATTAACACTTGTGTATCAGTTCTTTTCACCATGATAACACTTGTTTATACGAAATAGACCTCGATGACCTCAAAATTCGTAGGGTAAGATCGTGTTGCTGAAACCAAGAAAAAGggtataataaaagaaaaacagtaAATATGGGGGACCCCGGGTTTGGTCTATACTCCCTAGACTACCTAGTGGCAGCTTTATCTAAGTAACTTTTCTTGTTTGATCTTCATAACGGCAAAATCTTCACTCACAGCTTGGAAACGgctgattttttattttctgatCTAGAAAAACATGTTTacttcataaaaattttagcTAATATCAatgaattattgattttaaatctGATGTTACATTGTATCGATGCTAACTTTAATGATCCATTTCCATCTGTAATCCATTATCAGTTGCAACACTTAcactataaattattaaatgattaatgTCTTTAGGTGCAGTGGAAAAAAGTCCTTTTCTCATCTCATgtttagcaaaaaaaaaaaaaaaagaatggcgGAACAGGGTAAACAGGATTGGACCGATCACCGATCATTGGATGTACTTAAAGTTAACCAATTGGGTAAAACCCTTAGGGGAAAGGAATGCAGACGAAGACCAAGGAATGGTAGGTGGGGTGTTAAAGCGAGTGAGTGACAGGAGAAAAGGGTGATTGCAGGCTTTAATGGGAGAACTGGTTGAATTGATGAATGCGTAGGCGACAGGTACATTATTGAAGGAGGGGCCAAAGGGCCCTCATctgagagaagaagaaaggtcAGTGTCTTCGTGCTTCATGTTCATTTTCTCATTTGTCAGCTTTCCATCTACAGTACACTGATATTGCTTTGTAAGcctcatttctttttcctcgTCCTTGgcattttataataatttttctgcTTGATGTACTATATTTTAGATCACCAAGTTGCCCTTTCCACGCATGATTTCTCCTTACTTTTTTTGCCTCCTGGTACATATTGTTTGTACAGGTTTGGCTTTAGGGTCCAATAATATTGAGGATCAAGAATACAGACGAGATATGCGATAATGCACGTTGCATGCGTCTGTCCATATTATATGTTGTAGGCGAatatgttttgaaaacaaaaacaaagtttCCTTTGGAGTCTTGCTTTTGATCGAGTTATGTCCATGGCGGACAACTTGAACGTTCTGTTGTCCTAATTCCATATTGTctctttgttttgttatttgtAGTTTTCTGGCCTGCACAACAAACCAAAACCATGCATCagggaaaataaaaaacttcacctctttttcaaaataccCAATCATAAAATCATGCAAATTAAAAGCCTCTTACTTGACAGGTAGGTGTTGGAAAATTCAGCAACTCGAAAGAAAGagatgatgatttttttttagttgagaaaaaaaaattcgaattttattttttaaataaaaaattatgcattaattaataaatctaATACTTCATGcataatcaaattttatataaaatttgaaaagtttaaacaatttaatattttcgtaAAAAATCACATCAGGGCAAATTTCATGCATGAAATTCTCTTAGACTGTACATGGATCACACTTTCAAACTTCATTTTGATACTTTATGGCTTTTCTTAGGGGTGAATATGGCTTCCTTTTCGTCCCACATGACAAGAAAAATTAACTATCACCTCACCAAAGCAAAGATTCTCGTTAAAGAAAATCACGTCCTTATGTTAAGTGTTTGAGTCATTCCATTGTCTCACTCACTTTTACTTCAAAAAGCTGTAGAAAAAGAATAACCATATTATTTGATTGACAAGGTGGATGTCCCGCTGTAATCTGCCATGGCTAACTGGCACATCGCATCATATCCCAGCATCAAAGTTGATGAACGCTGAGAgtatatctttcttttattatatcgTTTGATAAGTGCTTTTTAAATCTCCTTACGAAGAAAAGGAATTCCTCGAAAGCCATGTTAAACGAGGTTGCTGCAATATTTGGTTTAAACATGGTGGAAGAATGATTTGCAGATTGCATGTGAAGTCTTCCGTTTCCATTCCAAAAGTCAAGGGCGGTGCCTTAAATTTGAAGCATGCAGCATTGAGTAATAGCGTATTTATTACGATGAGACAATGCTGTCAAACTGTTGGCTTCCACATGATGATATCTATCTTGGAACGAGCtgttttttaaattaactagcattatcatttataattatgaattattatttaacattttaatcacataatatctcatatataaaatattaatgcgttataatatatgataaattaatatattgatgTTATTTTGTATGTCAGTTTCACGTGAATGATAAGTgattactaataattaatcactattaattacaaaatttatttacagaaaataaaaatgttaaaatttgtttaaatgtcaaaaagaaaataaattatttaataatttaaggaatttttTCATTTGTGTACGGAAGAGCTATGATTAGGGTGAGGCGGACATGTGGTTCGATTGAGGATTCCTATGTCGGAAACCAAATGaatcaacaaaaaggaaaagataaaTGTTTGATTATTGTTTCCAACTCACGAGGCAAAGCATGTGAATGAATGATGATATGCTTCtcgaaattttcaagttgtATGATTTAATCCCACCAACGATCATCCATTCTATAATTCAATATCAATAATCATTGCATATCCAAAGCTCtctcttttcaaaaacttattaattttcatttaattttgtgacttggaaaaataaaacatttagTACAACTTGTATGGCATGCAGTCCTTTAATTATTACACAcacttgaaaaattttgagaaaaggaaTACAAAGGCGTTAGAGAACgaataattcaattaaaacccagtttaaatataaaaagattttttttttgaaaatctttacaaattttaattccaaaaataaaaattaaataatgaaaaaacaaTGAAGGAGGCCACTCTCTTTTGGATCTTGAAACTAGGGATGGCATATGTATGTTGTTGGTGTGGGCTAGGTTTACCATTTTGGACCCAATCCACTGATTCTAAGAGGATGAAACATAAGTAGTAATTTCATAATGTTACAATATAAATGTTGAATAAagtctctatatatatatatatatttcataattcgCAATGAAAACAAGCTTTAATACTCTTAAAGGAACATAATAAcacttaaaaacttaaaaattcatCTCAA
Protein-coding sequences here:
- the LOC18614140 gene encoding transcription factor EGL1 — its product is MANVVVNQEGVPENLRKQLAVAVRSIQWSYAIFWSLSATQQGVLQWGEGYYNGDIKTRKTVQVMELKADKIGLQRSEQLRELYESLLEGEIDQTKRPSAALSPEDLSDAEWFYLVCMSFVFNHGQGLPGRALANGETIWLCNAQYADSKIFSRSLLAKSASIQTVVCFPYLGGVIELGVTELVPEDPSLLQHIKASLLDFSKPVCSEKSSSAPHNADDDRDPACVRVDHEIVDLLDLENLYSPTEEIKFDQEKFNELHENINENFNVSSPDECSNGCEQNHQMEDSFMLEDVNGVASQVQSWHFMDDDFSNGVQISINSSDCVSEAFANQEKAAISSPKQGSVSHSHFKELQEGNHTKLSSLDLGVRDDLHYRRTLSAILGTSNWLIESQCFHTSGYKSSFISWRKGEKANFHRPRIQQNIFKKILFAVPLMHSGSSLMSQKENGGKHCLGKLENDDDEKGYLLPEKRREEEKFLVLRSMVPSISEIDKASILKDTIKYLKELEARVEELESSMDSVDFEARPRRNCLDAMKQASDNHENRKVENVKKSWINKRKACDIDESHETGSEQSRVIPKDGLTSDVKVSIKELEVIIEIRCPSREFLLLDIMDAINNLHLDAHTVQSSTLEGVVIVTMKSKFRGAAIAPAGMIKQALQRVATR